A genomic window from Bdellovibrio sp. SKB1291214 includes:
- a CDS encoding sigma 54-interacting transcriptional regulator, producing MINWDEFEHIHVIKKLKHILSAWWNIDVVFTDERGTLRGYDSGKAGFNNPAIAALVNKEAGQASIAELVTKSLDDLRTSQNRFSLRKWDMVGFDVGVFPIMIENDCVGTVVAMGFFREANFTSRMTEIRERLAAFGMSGEVIEKCLGKLKFLDDHERTHFTEVCELVAQEIVTLHLEISSREDRIKELNKELGNRFKYDNMIGKSKPMQSLYALLDKIKGADSTVLVQGENGTGKELIAKSIHYNSHRKDKPFVIQNCSAFNDNLLESELFGHVKGSFTGALKDKKGLFEMADKGTFFLDEIGDTSPQMQVKLLRVLQEGTFTPVGATEMRKVDVRIVAATNRNLKEMVEQGTFREDLYYRLNVINIRVPPLRERKEDIPFLTDFFLNKIHEAQGGVKHQLTKRALEKLYDYPWPGNVRELQNEIERLCVLSGEESKLMGELLSPKILEAGEKNKVQGSRLQGKLKDALEDLEREMIREGLRRTGWNKSKLAKELGISRAGLIMKVEKYGLDKRKIARA from the coding sequence ATGATTAATTGGGATGAGTTTGAACATATACATGTTATTAAAAAACTCAAACATATCCTTAGCGCTTGGTGGAATATTGACGTTGTATTCACTGATGAGCGCGGGACACTAAGAGGCTATGACTCCGGCAAAGCAGGTTTTAACAATCCAGCTATCGCTGCGTTGGTTAATAAAGAAGCTGGCCAAGCTAGCATAGCTGAGCTTGTTACTAAATCACTTGATGATCTTCGTACTTCTCAAAACCGCTTCTCCCTTCGCAAATGGGATATGGTTGGTTTTGACGTTGGTGTATTTCCAATCATGATCGAAAATGATTGCGTTGGTACCGTTGTGGCGATGGGCTTTTTCCGTGAAGCTAACTTCACTTCTCGTATGACTGAAATCCGTGAGCGCCTTGCAGCTTTTGGTATGTCTGGCGAAGTAATTGAAAAATGCTTGGGCAAATTGAAATTCTTGGATGACCATGAACGCACTCACTTCACTGAAGTTTGTGAACTGGTTGCTCAAGAGATCGTGACTCTTCACCTTGAGATTTCTTCGCGTGAAGATCGCATCAAAGAATTGAATAAAGAACTTGGAAACAGATTTAAATACGACAACATGATCGGTAAATCTAAGCCAATGCAATCTTTGTACGCCTTGCTTGATAAAATCAAAGGTGCAGATTCCACAGTTCTAGTTCAAGGTGAAAACGGTACGGGTAAAGAACTGATTGCGAAATCAATTCACTATAACTCTCACCGTAAAGACAAACCGTTTGTTATCCAAAACTGTTCTGCATTCAATGACAACTTGTTGGAATCAGAATTATTCGGTCACGTGAAGGGTTCATTTACTGGCGCATTGAAAGACAAAAAAGGTCTTTTCGAAATGGCAGACAAAGGGACATTCTTCCTGGATGAGATCGGTGATACTTCTCCACAAATGCAAGTTAAGCTTCTTCGCGTATTGCAAGAAGGTACTTTCACTCCAGTGGGTGCGACTGAAATGAGAAAAGTCGATGTTCGTATCGTTGCGGCGACGAACAGAAACCTTAAGGAGATGGTTGAACAAGGTACATTCCGCGAAGACTTGTACTACCGTTTGAATGTTATCAACATCCGCGTTCCACCACTTCGTGAACGTAAAGAAGACATCCCGTTCTTGACTGATTTCTTCTTGAACAAAATCCATGAAGCTCAAGGCGGTGTTAAACACCAATTGACGAAACGTGCTCTTGAAAAATTGTACGACTATCCATGGCCAGGTAACGTTCGTGAATTGCAAAATGAAATCGAAAGACTATGTGTTCTTTCCGGTGAAGAGTCAAAATTGATGGGTGAATTACTTTCCCCTAAAATTTTGGAAGCTGGCGAGAAAAACAAAGTTCAAGGTTCTCGTTTGCAAGGTAAGTTAAAGGATGCTTTGGAAGATCTGGAACGCGAAATGATCCGTGAGGGCCTTCGCCGTACTGGTTGGAACAAATCTAAACTTGCTAAAGAGTTGGGTATCAGCCGCGCCGGTCTTATCATGAAAGTCGAAAAATACGGCTTGGATAAGCGTAAAATCGCTCGCGCCTAA
- a CDS encoding alpha/beta hydrolase-fold protein, with protein MKCLILIIPLVLISPFTFANSDKCQPLDVQALNIKIFATRCFSTSFYSESLKKNVGYNVIVPPGYVHDGSMKYPYAIFLHGRGGDKDSLNYSGGIEAYDQVVRNGGRTFLIFSPSGQSHYWMNGAISKVMMADMVTKDLLKQIESQYPVIKDEPCDRALFGISMGGNGVVRLALSNPKLVCSVFAMSPVFRTPNEIWTPGSNSKEPKEDYYSYGVGKDFEERSARHICQKLKKPGSDKCLPVKNFELEIGSTDAFLKSTPDTKIFIEELAKAHPEFKIGIKDCDQKEVCEKHKDCNSHAGTYWNCRMPYVMKWLSEHFK; from the coding sequence ATGAAATGTCTAATTCTTATCATCCCTCTTGTTCTGATTTCCCCATTCACTTTTGCAAATTCGGATAAATGTCAGCCACTCGATGTGCAAGCGTTGAATATCAAAATTTTTGCCACTCGATGCTTTTCGACTAGTTTCTATTCAGAATCTTTGAAAAAGAATGTTGGGTACAACGTGATCGTTCCTCCTGGATATGTGCATGACGGAAGCATGAAATATCCATACGCGATCTTTCTGCATGGACGTGGGGGAGATAAGGATTCCTTGAACTACTCGGGGGGAATTGAAGCCTATGATCAAGTGGTGCGCAATGGTGGCCGAACGTTTTTGATCTTTTCTCCGAGTGGACAGAGTCACTACTGGATGAATGGTGCGATTTCTAAAGTTATGATGGCCGACATGGTGACGAAGGATCTGTTGAAACAAATTGAATCACAGTATCCCGTCATTAAAGACGAGCCTTGCGATCGCGCTTTGTTTGGGATTTCTATGGGTGGCAACGGAGTCGTGCGATTGGCTTTAAGTAATCCGAAATTGGTGTGCTCGGTGTTTGCTATGAGTCCTGTCTTCCGAACACCTAATGAAATCTGGACACCCGGTAGCAACAGTAAAGAGCCAAAGGAAGATTACTATTCCTATGGTGTTGGTAAAGACTTTGAAGAGCGCAGTGCCCGACATATCTGCCAAAAGTTAAAAAAACCAGGCAGCGATAAATGTTTACCGGTGAAAAACTTCGAGCTCGAGATTGGCTCAACGGATGCGTTTCTGAAAAGCACGCCAGATACAAAAATCTTTATCGAAGAGCTGGCTAAGGCTCATCCAGAGTTTAAGATTGGTATTAAAGATTGTGATCAGAAAGAAGTGTGCGAAAAACATAAAGACTGTAATTCGCACGCAGGCACATACTGGAATTGTCGTATGCCCTATGTGATGAAGTGGTTGTCAGAACACTTTAAGTAG
- a CDS encoding aminoglycoside phosphotransferase family protein: MRIFLMVTHDEFLNSFLSRSLSTDAFKVFSLAGDASNRRYYRVVHDNQSWVLMRWEPFDPNNYPLLSVLNHFAKNGVNVPKIVAMSPAEGLILQEDLGDLMLERKFWESQSHESSLEWYKMTVDEIVKIHHKATLDHDPNCSAFKMKFDTEKFLWEMNYGKDNLLAGVLKFPFNDKTNKEISDIFLDVCSRLDAEPKRIAHRDYHSRNVMIKLDKVHVIDFQDARLGPIQYDLVSLMRDSYVDMSDEMANKLINYYLEQSKEFLPKDFSREHFDRMYELQSVQRCFKACGSFASFFHQREDRRYLKYLSGTLRRVMKAINEFPEYKVFADILIDSGALERKYDSL; this comes from the coding sequence GTGAGAATTTTTCTCATGGTCACTCATGATGAATTTCTAAATTCTTTTTTAAGCCGCTCATTGTCCACAGACGCGTTCAAAGTCTTCTCCCTTGCTGGAGATGCTTCGAACCGTCGCTATTACCGCGTGGTACATGACAATCAGTCATGGGTGCTAATGCGTTGGGAACCCTTTGATCCTAATAACTATCCTCTTTTAAGCGTTCTGAATCACTTTGCTAAAAATGGCGTCAACGTTCCTAAGATCGTAGCGATGTCTCCAGCTGAAGGTTTGATTTTACAAGAAGACCTTGGCGACTTGATGCTTGAAAGAAAATTTTGGGAAAGCCAAAGTCACGAATCATCCTTGGAATGGTACAAAATGACCGTCGATGAGATCGTCAAGATTCATCACAAAGCCACTTTGGATCACGACCCTAACTGCTCGGCATTCAAAATGAAATTTGATACGGAGAAATTCCTTTGGGAAATGAACTACGGCAAAGACAACTTGCTGGCCGGCGTTTTGAAATTTCCGTTCAACGACAAAACAAACAAAGAAATTTCAGATATCTTTTTGGATGTCTGCTCAAGACTAGATGCCGAGCCAAAGCGCATCGCTCATCGTGATTACCATTCTCGCAATGTGATGATCAAACTTGATAAAGTCCATGTGATCGATTTTCAAGATGCACGCTTGGGGCCCATTCAATACGATCTGGTCAGCCTAATGCGTGATTCCTATGTCGATATGAGTGATGAAATGGCTAATAAGTTGATCAATTATTACCTTGAGCAATCAAAAGAATTCCTACCTAAGGACTTCTCAAGAGAGCATTTCGATCGTATGTACGAACTCCAATCCGTTCAGCGGTGTTTCAAAGCCTGCGGAAGCTTTGCAAGCTTTTTCCATCAACGTGAAGACCGTCGTTATTTAAAATATCTTTCCGGAACTCTTCGTCGCGTGATGAAGGCGATCAATGAGTTTCCTGAATACAAAGTATTTGCCGACATCCTTATCGATTCGGGTGCTCTTGAAAGAAAGTACGACTCTTTATGA
- a CDS encoding TadE/TadG family type IV pilus assembly protein produces MIKLQGALIQKLKNRKGQVALFVALIFQILFIFFAMVINVGLLVHHKINLQNSVDMAAYYGAMKQAENMNAIAHINYQVRQSWKLLAWRYRAIGTAGDFDEHPVHKEGNRQLGIRPGSADTDDINMQKRDFYEAPSFCATYVPFKPMPDGENTCKSLSQYSGIRLFEKPAVIAGQSPFNAAISKATETLRYSAIQRCKYFGAYNYKLLAQYVVAYNIDQGDRMLLIAALSRSMSQSTEDFYDIDGDSVKTGITKTLQNNLTTANKDSLSLKVYNSLGAEGCNNPSTDEMPAKWLVPIRIAPAFNYIDTDCARSDANTIKPVGRELSSDSKDWPMEVVNNPNHELARDIRELAQFVGMRDKIDHPYNYSLGVEKNPWCMAYVGVSASTRPNIPFSPFGTVELKARAFFKPFGGRMGPWYESQWPSGSDKSSGGGKMDANVPPRIADTNSIGEPRDPTRAANYSRFVGDMYGMKSRNVLYQFGRGIYKLDPSWSLGRSNSEIDTSDKAPNFMHWNQLPFDFAKKGSGNGDMLAWSEETKKPSRFRNLELLAILPDQFDMAYYSIEPDFYHNYYTRIKSRFIPKVIPGFDKEVRPDIGYHKDYNQNGENLNEFSVKDQYKVLKNPEIRELSIDLDQKLTYLSKDWKNVLTGWADNGLLDYSLNTGKLGKCSIEPKYNGETPAPATSGNCIVGGSTGYSVKMISSDYLNTELQLGGDNSGKAKIKNLPPSDF; encoded by the coding sequence ATGATAAAACTTCAAGGCGCCCTTATTCAAAAACTGAAAAACCGCAAAGGTCAGGTCGCCTTATTCGTCGCTCTTATATTCCAAATATTGTTTATATTCTTTGCCATGGTCATCAACGTGGGACTATTGGTGCATCACAAAATTAATTTACAGAATTCTGTCGACATGGCGGCATATTACGGCGCCATGAAACAGGCAGAAAACATGAATGCGATCGCACATATTAATTATCAAGTTCGGCAAAGTTGGAAGTTATTGGCTTGGAGATATCGCGCGATCGGAACGGCGGGAGACTTTGACGAGCATCCAGTGCATAAAGAAGGCAATAGGCAGTTAGGCATTCGTCCTGGCAGCGCTGATACCGATGATATCAATATGCAGAAGCGTGACTTCTATGAAGCCCCATCTTTTTGTGCGACGTACGTTCCGTTCAAGCCGATGCCAGACGGAGAAAATACCTGCAAGAGTTTGAGTCAGTACAGTGGCATCCGACTTTTTGAAAAGCCAGCAGTCATCGCGGGACAAAGTCCATTCAATGCGGCGATTTCTAAAGCGACTGAAACCCTTCGTTATAGCGCGATTCAACGTTGTAAGTATTTTGGTGCGTATAACTACAAGCTTTTGGCTCAGTATGTAGTTGCTTATAATATCGATCAAGGTGATCGGATGCTGTTGATCGCGGCGCTTTCTCGTTCGATGAGCCAAAGCACAGAGGACTTTTACGATATTGATGGTGACAGTGTGAAAACTGGCATTACAAAGACGCTGCAAAATAATTTAACCACGGCTAACAAAGACTCTTTAAGTTTAAAGGTGTACAACTCCCTCGGCGCAGAGGGTTGTAACAATCCATCAACCGACGAGATGCCTGCCAAATGGCTTGTTCCCATTCGCATCGCTCCGGCCTTCAACTATATTGATACAGATTGTGCCCGTTCAGATGCGAACACGATCAAACCTGTAGGCCGCGAACTTTCTTCTGATTCAAAAGACTGGCCGATGGAAGTCGTAAATAATCCAAATCATGAGCTCGCAAGAGATATTCGTGAGCTTGCTCAATTCGTGGGGATGCGCGATAAAATCGATCATCCTTACAACTATTCCTTAGGTGTTGAAAAGAATCCTTGGTGTATGGCGTATGTTGGAGTAAGCGCTTCCACAAGACCTAATATACCCTTCTCTCCATTCGGAACGGTGGAACTAAAAGCCAGAGCGTTCTTTAAGCCTTTCGGTGGCAGAATGGGGCCATGGTATGAATCTCAATGGCCAAGTGGCTCTGATAAATCTTCTGGTGGCGGAAAAATGGATGCAAACGTTCCGCCACGAATCGCAGATACCAACAGTATTGGCGAGCCTCGTGATCCTACGCGTGCTGCGAATTACAGTCGTTTTGTCGGTGACATGTACGGAATGAAAAGCCGAAATGTGCTTTATCAATTTGGTCGGGGCATTTACAAATTGGATCCTTCGTGGAGCTTGGGAAGATCTAACAGTGAAATTGATACGAGCGATAAAGCTCCTAACTTTATGCACTGGAATCAATTGCCATTTGATTTTGCAAAAAAAGGTTCTGGAAACGGCGATATGCTGGCATGGAGTGAGGAAACCAAGAAACCATCACGCTTCAGAAACCTTGAGCTTTTAGCAATTTTGCCAGATCAATTTGATATGGCATACTATTCCATCGAACCAGATTTTTATCATAACTATTATACCAGAATTAAATCTCGATTTATTCCCAAAGTAATTCCTGGTTTTGATAAGGAAGTCAGACCTGATATTGGCTACCACAAGGACTATAATCAGAATGGCGAGAACTTGAATGAGTTCAGCGTTAAAGATCAATATAAGGTTTTGAAAAATCCTGAAATTAGAGAGCTATCGATCGATCTTGATCAGAAGCTAACGTATCTTTCTAAAGACTGGAAAAACGTACTAACGGGCTGGGCAGATAACGGCTTGCTGGACTATTCTTTGAATACCGGCAAATTAGGCAAATGCAGTATCGAGCCTAAGTACAACGGCGAAACTCCTGCTCCAGCAACTTCGGGCAATTGTATTGTCGGGGGGAGCACGGGTTATTCTGTGAAAATGATTTCCTCGGATTATCTGAATACTGAGCTGCAATTGGGCGGAGATAACTCGGGCAAAGCTAAAATCAAAAACTTGCCACCCTCAGACTTCTAA
- a CDS encoding sugar phosphate nucleotidyltransferase, whose protein sequence is MNVMLLAAGEGTRLRPYTNQLPKPAIPFLTVPLAAHSLSFLQEVGIEKLVVNTYHLPEKIHSLFHRINHGAKELHFSDEVGEILGSGGGLSRARKYFKDGGDFIMMNADEVILPVDSEVLTKAIAQHRSSGALATLMVMDHHEVGTKFGGVWTDSNGNIKGFGKTKIEDCDKAWHFIGVQILSERIFDYLPKDGVSNILYDGVMAGLNKGEKAAVYPFECTWFETGNPADLIEASEHCIKVMMNDDSPAKRALQKTFNQFASSRIVTQKFNDACLHFSSEAIINNESKFSGFVCAGPGTEIGKNCSLENVIIGDGVHVADGTIASNTLFL, encoded by the coding sequence ATGAATGTAATGCTTCTTGCTGCTGGTGAGGGCACGCGCCTGCGCCCTTACACGAATCAACTGCCAAAGCCCGCAATCCCATTTTTGACTGTGCCGCTGGCAGCTCACTCCTTAAGTTTCTTGCAAGAAGTAGGAATCGAAAAACTCGTTGTAAACACTTACCATTTGCCAGAAAAAATCCACAGTCTTTTCCACAGAATCAATCACGGTGCTAAAGAGCTCCACTTCTCTGATGAGGTGGGTGAGATTCTTGGAAGTGGTGGCGGGTTAAGCCGCGCGCGCAAGTACTTCAAAGATGGCGGCGACTTTATCATGATGAATGCAGATGAAGTGATTCTGCCGGTGGATTCTGAAGTTCTTACGAAAGCCATTGCCCAACATCGTTCCTCAGGCGCTTTGGCTACTTTGATGGTGATGGATCATCATGAAGTAGGCACCAAGTTCGGTGGTGTTTGGACGGACTCAAATGGCAACATAAAGGGATTTGGGAAAACTAAGATCGAGGACTGTGATAAAGCATGGCATTTTATCGGAGTCCAAATTTTATCGGAAAGAATTTTTGATTACCTCCCGAAAGACGGCGTTTCAAATATCCTGTATGACGGCGTCATGGCTGGACTAAACAAGGGCGAGAAAGCAGCCGTATATCCTTTTGAATGTACTTGGTTTGAAACAGGTAACCCTGCGGACCTGATCGAGGCGTCTGAGCACTGTATAAAAGTTATGATGAATGATGATTCTCCGGCAAAGCGTGCTCTTCAAAAGACATTTAACCAGTTCGCATCCTCTAGGATCGTAACTCAAAAATTCAACGATGCCTGTTTGCATTTTTCATCCGAAGCGATCATTAACAACGAATCAAAATTTTCAGGCTTTGTTTGCGCAGGACCTGGTACCGAAATCGGCAAGAACTGTTCTTTGGAAAATGTGATTATTGGGGATGGCGTGCATGTTGCCGACGGTACAATCGCCAGCAACACTCTTTTTCTTTAA
- a CDS encoding ABC transporter ATP-binding protein, translating into MLPEIKKLLAEIKPHKKRFTVVAVTGILNALATARIAFLSKVLFDALSANNQEELKRQVPFVIGLGLIQSVARYYHLYNMNYIAEAVVSRIREKLQYKFMKLNLSFHNTYATGSGGLISRILNDIKTIQDGLRVVADIFLYPLLLIGLIVNLVVIDWKLTLAVLIVTPLIGMILKSVARSMRKYIPQERETLEHMTSTIKESLDGVRVIQSFNLEKDMAKRLEDETSIFLKIRKIVFKRQEAAGPATEFIATALVPLILLYNSYEIAAGRGTAGNFIGFIASLLMVNAPIKKIQEAYIRIQEVVISVRRIFEIIDNPSEVPEVANPVPFPKDWKKITYKNVSFSYGKDLILKNVNLEIKRGEVVALVGSSGSGKSTIVNLLERFFDSTSGEILIDDVNIKDLGLKELRRNVALVTQDVFLFSDSIEKNIWAGDYNRDRADIQKMAKLANAHDFIMKTPKGYQSRVGDRGNLLSGGEKQRISIARAMFKDAPVLILDEATSALDTASEIEVQKGLDHLMEGRTALVIAHRLSTIQKADKIVVMRAGEIVEIGTHASLLSLKGEYHNFHNLQHS; encoded by the coding sequence ATGCTACCTGAGATTAAAAAGTTACTTGCAGAAATCAAACCCCACAAAAAGCGTTTCACGGTTGTTGCTGTAACAGGGATTTTGAATGCCCTTGCGACGGCTCGAATCGCTTTCTTATCTAAAGTTTTATTCGACGCTCTTTCTGCTAACAACCAAGAGGAATTAAAAAGACAAGTGCCTTTTGTTATCGGGCTTGGCTTGATTCAATCAGTGGCTCGGTATTATCACTTGTACAATATGAACTATATCGCTGAGGCTGTTGTCTCCAGAATTCGTGAAAAACTTCAGTACAAGTTCATGAAGTTGAATTTATCTTTTCATAACACTTATGCGACCGGATCTGGTGGTCTTATCAGTCGCATTTTGAATGATATTAAAACCATTCAAGATGGCTTGCGCGTTGTTGCCGATATCTTTTTATACCCGCTTCTTTTGATTGGCCTGATTGTGAACCTGGTAGTTATCGATTGGAAACTTACTCTTGCAGTTTTAATCGTCACACCACTCATTGGAATGATCTTAAAATCAGTTGCTCGCAGTATGCGCAAGTACATCCCTCAAGAGCGCGAAACGTTGGAGCACATGACCTCAACCATCAAGGAAAGTTTGGATGGCGTTCGTGTCATACAATCTTTTAACCTTGAAAAGGACATGGCAAAACGTCTGGAAGATGAAACCAGCATCTTTTTAAAAATTCGCAAAATTGTTTTCAAACGCCAGGAAGCTGCAGGTCCCGCAACTGAATTCATTGCGACAGCCCTTGTGCCTTTAATCCTATTGTACAATAGCTATGAAATCGCAGCCGGTCGCGGTACAGCTGGTAACTTTATTGGGTTCATCGCCTCTTTGCTGATGGTGAATGCGCCGATTAAAAAAATCCAAGAAGCTTACATTCGCATTCAAGAGGTTGTAATTTCTGTTCGTCGTATTTTTGAAATAATCGACAATCCATCGGAAGTCCCTGAGGTAGCAAATCCCGTTCCTTTTCCTAAGGACTGGAAAAAGATCACCTATAAAAATGTAAGCTTCAGTTATGGAAAAGATCTGATTCTGAAAAACGTAAACCTGGAAATCAAACGTGGGGAAGTCGTGGCCCTGGTGGGCTCGAGCGGCAGCGGTAAATCAACTATCGTAAATCTTTTGGAGAGATTCTTTGATTCTACTTCAGGCGAAATCTTAATTGATGACGTTAATATCAAAGACTTGGGATTAAAAGAACTTCGTCGCAATGTAGCTCTAGTAACTCAAGATGTGTTCTTATTCAGTGATTCGATTGAAAAGAACATTTGGGCAGGCGATTACAATCGTGACCGAGCAGACATCCAAAAAATGGCAAAGCTTGCTAATGCTCACGACTTTATTATGAAGACGCCAAAAGGTTATCAAAGTCGTGTGGGCGATCGTGGAAATTTGCTTTCGGGTGGTGAAAAACAGCGGATCAGTATCGCGCGCGCCATGTTTAAAGATGCGCCTGTATTAATCCTGGATGAAGCGACAAGTGCTCTAGATACTGCCAGCGAGATCGAAGTTCAAAAAGGTCTTGATCATTTGATGGAAGGTCGTACGGCGCTGGTTATTGCTCATCGTCTATCCACGATTCAAAAAGCTGATAAAATCGTCGTTATGAGAGCTGGTGAAATCGTAGAAATTGGAACTCATGCAAGCCTTCTGTCACTTAAAGGCGAGTACCACAACTTTCATAACCTACAGCATAGCTAG